The following coding sequences are from one Rutidosis leptorrhynchoides isolate AG116_Rl617_1_P2 chromosome 11, CSIRO_AGI_Rlap_v1, whole genome shotgun sequence window:
- the LOC139875854 gene encoding uncharacterized protein — translation MPCPSNHTRNILENHLIIDEFSYVKSTLANEHSDFITKLTSEQKEAYDQIIKVVDHGKGAVFFLYSYGGTGKNFLWKTLSAALRSKGEIVLNVASSGIAALLLSGGRTAHSRFNILLHPTDESFYTISPSSKLGELIRRVKLLIWDEASMGNKMCVEALDRSMRDIWHQVNPDSMDTLFGGKTVVFGGNFRQMLPVIQKGKREDIVDASINSSYLWDYDTVLKLTVNMRLCGIETNANTRNFAQWILDIGNSDVGEYEDAVFDIEIPQDLLITDIDDPIGSIISTIYPDYLLNLGNLKYYQQRAILAPTHEVVNIINDRMMMCLEGEERSYLSSDSIGTS, via the coding sequence ATGCCTTGCCCATCAAATCATACAaggaatattttagaaaaccatcttATTATAGATGAGTTCTCCTACGTTAAAAGTACACTTGCAAATGAACATtcagatttcattacgaagttaacATCCGAACAAAAGGAGGCATACGATCAAATAATAAAAGTTGTTGATCACGGCAAAGGAGCTGTGTTCTTTTTGTACAGTTATGGTGGTACTGGAAAAAACTTCCTTTGGAAAACACTCTCAGCTGCATTACGCAGTAAAGGAGAAATTGTTTTAAATGTTGCGTCAAGTGGGATAGCAGCTTTGCTATTATCTGGAGGTCGGACGGCTCATTCACGTTTTAACATACTGCTTCATCCTACAGATGAGTCCTTTTATACTATTTCTCCAAGCAGCAAATTGGGTGAGCTCATTAGGAGGGTAAAACTGCTTATTTGGGACGAGGCCTCGATGGGTAACAAGATGTGCGTTGAAGCACTGGATCGTTCTATGCGTGATATATGGCATCAAGTCAATCCTGATAGCATGGATACTCTGTTTGGGGGTAAAACAGTTGTGTTTGGTGGCAATTTTAGACAAATGTTACCCGTTATTCAAAAAGGTAAAAGAGAAGATATAGTAGATGCATCTATAAATTCTTCCTATTTGTGGGATTATGATACTGTTTTAAAACTtacagttaacatgagattatgtggTATTGAAACTAATGCTAATACTAGAAATTTTGCTCAATGGATACTTGACATAGGCAACAGTGATGTCGGTGAATATGAAGACGCGGTTTTTGATATTGAAATTCCACAAGATCTTTTGATAACAGATATTGATGATCCAATTGGTTCTATCATCTCAACTATTTATCCAGATTATCTTCTTAATCTTGGCAATCTAAAATATTATCAGCAACGTGCAATTCTTGCTCCAACTCATGAAGTAGTTAACATCATTAATGATAGAATGATGATGTGTTTGGAAGGAGAAGAAAGGTCATATTTGAGCTCAGACAGTATAGGTACGTCATAG
- the LOC139875855 gene encoding uncharacterized protein, producing the protein MPCPSNHTRNILENHIIIDELSYDKSRLANEHSDFITKLTSEQKEAYDQIIKVVDHGKGAVFFLYGYGGTGKTFLWKTLSAALRSKGEIVLNVASSGIAALLLSGGRMAHSRFHILLHPYLIATEMLATI; encoded by the coding sequence ATGCCTTGCCCATCGAATCATACAaggaatattttagaaaaccatatTATTATAGATGAGCTCTCCTACGATAAAAGTAGACTTGCAAATGAACATtcagatttcattacgaagttaacATCCGAACAAAAGGAGGCATACGATCAAATAATAAAAGTTGTTGATCACGGCAAAGGAGCTGTGTTCTTTTTGTACGGTTATGGTGGTACTGGAAAAACCTTCCTTTGGAAAACACTCTCAGCTGCATTGCGCAGTAAAGGAGAAATTGTTTTAAATGTTGCGTCAAGTGGGATAGCAGCTTTGCTATTATCTGGAGGTCGGATGGCTCATTCACGTTTTCACATACTGCTTCATCCGTATTTAATAGCTACAGAGATGCTTGCTACGATTTAG